In Phreatobacter aquaticus, a single genomic region encodes these proteins:
- the coaE gene encoding dephospho-CoA kinase (Dephospho-CoA kinase (CoaE) performs the final step in coenzyme A biosynthesis.), which produces MFILGLTGSIGMGKSTTSGFFREAGIPVYDADAAVHRLYSGKAAPLIEQAFPGTTADGVVDRLKLGAAVLGNSDAMKRLESIIHPLVQQTQQDFRRTCREQSRPLVVLDIPLLFETGGDARVDAVAVVSAAPDIQRARVLARPGMTADKFEAILARQMADSDKRRRAHVVIDTGLGLEPARRQVQSIIRALAGAQGSH; this is translated from the coding sequence ATGTTCATTCTCGGCCTCACCGGTTCGATCGGCATGGGAAAATCAACGACCTCGGGCTTCTTTCGAGAGGCCGGCATCCCCGTCTATGACGCCGATGCCGCCGTCCACCGGCTCTATTCCGGCAAGGCCGCGCCGCTGATCGAGCAGGCCTTCCCGGGAACCACGGCTGATGGCGTGGTCGACCGGCTGAAGCTTGGCGCAGCCGTGCTGGGCAATTCGGACGCGATGAAGCGGCTGGAATCGATCATTCATCCCCTGGTGCAACAGACCCAGCAGGATTTCCGCCGCACCTGCCGCGAGCAGTCCAGGCCGCTGGTCGTGCTGGACATTCCGCTTCTGTTCGAGACCGGTGGCGATGCCCGTGTCGATGCGGTCGCGGTGGTGTCCGCTGCACCCGACATCCAGCGTGCCCGGGTTCTGGCGCGTCCAGGGATGACGGCCGACAAGTTCGAGGCCATTCTGGCGCGGCAGATGGCCGATTCGGACAAGCGGCGCCGCGCCCATGTGGTCATTGATACGGGGCTCGGCCTGGAGCCCGCCCGCCGTCAGGTGCAGTCGATCATCCGGGCCCTGGCCGGCGCTCAAGGGAGCCATTGA
- the dnaQ gene encoding DNA polymerase III subunit epsilon: MREIILDTETTGLDPLRGDRLVEIGCIELVNHFPSGQTYHVQINPERDMPEEAFRVHGLSGEMLATKPVFERVVEEFLAFIGDARLVIHNASFDMGFINAELKRSGREPIPMDRVVDTLAMARRRFPAASNSLDALCNRFGIDKSKRTVHGALVDAELLADIYIELIGGRQASFGLSDARRASQQRGGVSVRVRERPQALAPRLTEADIAEHAAFIAQMGDKAIWYDTLPRPEPQG, from the coding sequence ATGCGCGAGATCATTCTCGACACCGAAACGACCGGACTTGATCCGCTGCGTGGCGACCGCCTCGTGGAAATCGGTTGCATCGAGCTCGTCAACCATTTCCCGTCGGGCCAGACCTACCACGTTCAGATCAATCCCGAACGCGACATGCCGGAAGAGGCCTTCCGGGTCCACGGCCTGTCGGGCGAGATGCTGGCAACCAAACCGGTCTTCGAGCGTGTGGTGGAGGAGTTTCTCGCCTTCATCGGCGACGCCCGCCTGGTCATCCACAATGCCTCCTTCGACATGGGCTTCATCAACGCCGAGCTGAAGCGCTCGGGCCGCGAGCCGATCCCGATGGACCGGGTGGTGGATACGCTTGCCATGGCCCGGCGCCGGTTTCCGGCGGCATCGAACAGCCTGGATGCCCTGTGCAATCGTTTCGGCATCGACAAGTCGAAGCGGACAGTCCACGGCGCGCTGGTGGACGCCGAGCTGCTCGCCGACATCTATATCGAGCTGATCGGCGGCCGGCAGGCCTCGTTCGGCCTGTCGGATGCCCGTCGCGCCAGCCAGCAGCGCGGTGGCGTGTCGGTGCGCGTGCGCGAGCGGCCTCAGGCCCTGGCGCCCCGGCTGACCGAAGCGGATATCGCTGAACATGCCGCCTTCATTGCCCAGATGGGCGACAAGGCGATCTGGTACGACACATTGCCGAGGCCCGAACCGCAGGGCTGA
- a CDS encoding pyruvate, water dikinase regulatory protein: MPHRHDSYFHLHLVSDATGETLMSVGRAAAVQYATVSAIEHVYPLVRSQKQLDRVITEIEGNPGIVLYTLVDKELSDRLETQCREFGCPCLSVLAPVLSMFQNYLGAASTPRVGAQHVLNAEYFQRIDALNYTMMHDDGQLPENWEEADVLLVGVSRTSKTPTSIYLANRGVKTANMPLVPGIPLPPHLEAVKKPLVVGLFASPERIVQIRENRILSLNATQDKSSYVDRSAVAEEITASRRLFTEKRWPIIDVTRRSIEETAAAIISHLKDHRRMMSDRDNA, from the coding sequence ATGCCGCATCGACACGACAGCTACTTCCACCTTCACCTGGTCTCGGATGCCACCGGCGAAACGCTGATGAGCGTCGGCCGTGCCGCGGCCGTCCAATATGCGACGGTCTCAGCGATCGAACATGTCTATCCGCTGGTCCGATCGCAGAAGCAGCTCGACCGGGTGATCACCGAGATCGAGGGCAATCCCGGCATTGTTCTCTATACGCTGGTCGACAAGGAATTGTCCGACCGCCTCGAGACGCAATGCCGAGAATTCGGTTGTCCCTGCCTGTCGGTTCTGGCCCCGGTCCTGTCCATGTTCCAGAATTACCTGGGCGCTGCGTCAACACCCAGGGTCGGCGCGCAGCATGTCCTGAATGCTGAATATTTCCAGCGCATCGATGCCCTCAACTATACGATGATGCATGACGATGGGCAGCTTCCCGAAAACTGGGAAGAGGCCGATGTTCTGCTTGTCGGTGTGTCGCGAACATCCAAGACACCGACGTCGATCTATCTTGCCAATCGCGGCGTGAAGACCGCCAACATGCCGCTTGTCCCCGGTATCCCGCTTCCGCCCCATCTCGAGGCCGTCAAGAAGCCGCTGGTCGTCGGCCTGTTCGCCAGCCCCGAACGCATCGTGCAGATCCGCGAGAACCGGATTCTCAGCCTCAATGCGACGCAGGACAAATCGAGCTATGTCGATCGCAGCGCGGTCGCCGAAGAGATCACGGCCTCGCGCCGGCTGTTCACCGAGAAGCGCTGGCCGATCATCGACGTGACCCGGCGGTCCATCGAGGAGACGGCCGCGGCCATCATCTCGCATCTCAAGGACCACCGCCGCATGATGTCCGACAGGGACAACGCATGA
- a CDS encoding class I SAM-dependent methyltransferase, giving the protein MVDHTPISRLAMRQRSDVRHDDDARFLRNWLKNPLRMGAVTPSGPVLARKMASYVDPAGTGPVIELGPGTGPMTAALVARGVDPARLVLVEYSVEFCRLLRERFPLATVVHGDAYSLSKTLAGKLSQPADALVSGLPLVTRPEPIRMKLLAEAFDLMKPGAPFIQFTYAVVSPIPIKSGGFSAEPSERVWRNIPPARVWVYRRGGS; this is encoded by the coding sequence ATGGTCGATCACACGCCGATCAGCCGGCTCGCCATGCGCCAACGTTCCGATGTGCGCCATGACGACGACGCGCGATTTCTCCGCAACTGGCTGAAGAACCCGCTGCGCATGGGCGCCGTCACGCCGTCGGGCCCGGTGCTCGCGCGCAAGATGGCGAGCTATGTCGATCCCGCCGGCACCGGCCCTGTGATCGAGCTTGGACCCGGCACCGGACCGATGACGGCGGCTCTCGTCGCCCGCGGCGTCGATCCCGCCCGTCTCGTGCTGGTGGAATATTCCGTCGAATTCTGCCGGCTGCTGCGCGAGCGCTTTCCCCTGGCGACCGTGGTTCACGGCGATGCCTATTCGCTGTCGAAGACGCTGGCCGGCAAGCTCAGCCAGCCGGCCGACGCGCTGGTGTCCGGCCTGCCGCTGGTCACCCGGCCCGAGCCCATCCGCATGAAGTTGCTCGCCGAGGCCTTCGACCTGATGAAGCCCGGCGCGCCGTTCATCCAGTTCACCTATGCGGTGGTCTCGCCGATTCCGATCAAATCAGGCGGTTTCTCAGCCGAACCCTCGGAGCGCGTCTGGCGAAACATTCCGCCTGCCCGCGTCTGGGTCTATCGCCGCGGCGGCTCCTGA
- a CDS encoding Maf family protein, with protein sequence MKLVLASKSPARAAMLAGAGLDVELVPAAIDERALDEAWTAAGHGPAQVARLLAEEKAKAVSLSMPGRVVIGADQTLALGHRRYSKPKDVTEARDHLISFRGRIHHLHSGVALVRDGAVLFATVGSAAMHVRAFSDAFLDTYVATMGDQILGSVGCYQFEGLGIQLFDRIDGDYYTILGMPLLALLAALRREGLAET encoded by the coding sequence ATGAAGCTGGTTCTTGCGTCGAAATCGCCGGCGCGCGCGGCCATGCTGGCCGGTGCCGGGCTGGATGTCGAACTGGTTCCCGCCGCCATTGACGAGCGCGCGCTGGATGAAGCCTGGACCGCAGCCGGCCATGGACCGGCACAGGTCGCCCGGCTGCTGGCCGAGGAGAAGGCGAAGGCCGTCAGCCTCTCCATGCCCGGTCGCGTGGTGATCGGCGCCGACCAGACGCTGGCGCTCGGCCATCGCCGCTATTCCAAGCCGAAGGATGTCACCGAGGCCCGCGATCATCTGATCTCATTCCGGGGGCGAATCCATCATCTGCATTCCGGCGTCGCCCTGGTTCGTGACGGAGCCGTTCTGTTCGCGACCGTTGGTTCGGCGGCGATGCATGTCCGCGCCTTCTCGGATGCCTTCCTGGACACCTATGTCGCGACCATGGGCGACCAGATCCTCGGCTCGGTCGGCTGCTATCAATTCGAGGGTCTCGGCATCCAGCTCTTCGACCGGATCGACGGCGACTATTACACCATCCTTGGCATGCCGCTTCTGGCCTTGCTCGCCGCGCTCCGGCGCGAGGGACTGGCCGAGACATGA
- a CDS encoding shikimate dehydrogenase, producing MTKACVIGWPVEHARSPIIHNHWIKTYGITGSYGRELIEPGKVGSFLKNLRDLGYAGCNITVPHKEEALAALDDIDPTAAALGAVNTVWLDQDRLCGMNTDVPGFLANLDETVPEWTRRTTHAVVLGAGGAARGIVYGLVNSGVETVTVVNRSLDRAEAVAAIYPGRARALAMADVGGLLPRADLLINTTSLGMKGQPALDLPLDRLKPDAIVADIVYVPLKTSLLVEAEARGHAIVGGLGMLLHQAVPGFEHWFGVKPEVTRDLYDLVAADIEGR from the coding sequence ATGACGAAGGCCTGCGTCATTGGCTGGCCGGTCGAACATGCCCGCTCGCCGATCATTCACAATCATTGGATCAAGACTTACGGAATCACAGGCTCTTATGGTCGTGAGCTCATCGAACCCGGCAAGGTCGGTTCCTTCCTGAAGAACCTGCGGGACCTCGGCTATGCCGGCTGCAACATCACGGTGCCTCACAAGGAGGAGGCACTGGCGGCTCTCGACGATATCGATCCGACGGCCGCCGCCCTTGGCGCCGTCAATACGGTCTGGCTCGATCAGGATCGGCTCTGCGGCATGAACACCGATGTGCCCGGATTTCTCGCCAATCTCGATGAAACGGTACCGGAATGGACGCGCCGCACCACCCATGCCGTGGTGCTCGGAGCGGGCGGCGCTGCGCGCGGCATCGTCTATGGATTGGTGAACAGCGGGGTCGAGACCGTAACGGTAGTGAATCGATCGCTTGACCGCGCCGAGGCCGTTGCGGCGATCTATCCGGGCCGCGCCCGGGCCCTGGCGATGGCGGATGTCGGTGGCTTGCTCCCAAGAGCCGATCTGCTGATCAACACCACATCGCTCGGCATGAAGGGCCAGCCAGCGCTCGATCTGCCGCTCGACAGGCTGAAGCCTGACGCGATCGTGGCCGATATCGTCTATGTGCCACTGAAGACCAGCTTGCTTGTCGAGGCCGAGGCGCGCGGCCATGCCATTGTTGGCGGCCTCGGCATGTTGTTGCACCAGGCCGTACCGGGATTCGAGCATTGGTTCGGTGTGAAGCCGGAGGTCACCCGTGACCTCTATGATCTCGTCGCCGCCGATATCGAGGGCCGCTGA
- the pdeM gene encoding ligase-associated DNA damage response endonuclease PdeM, translating to MMAALADKAAADTILTLGAEDFVADCAGALWWDAAATLVVSDLHLEKGSSFATRGQFLPPYDTGVTLAALAALIARYRPRRVVALGDSFHDGAGPARMAEDDRAVLAGLQRGVDWLWIAGNHDPDLSGALAGSHADSLDEAGIAFIHEPSLRPTGPEIAGHLHPCAKIRGRGRAVRRRAFVHDGQRLIMPAMGTYAGGLNLRDPAISRLFPEGLSVLMLGDDRVYAVGHGQCWPD from the coding sequence ATGATGGCGGCACTGGCGGACAAGGCGGCGGCAGACACGATCCTGACCCTCGGGGCTGAGGATTTCGTCGCGGATTGTGCCGGCGCGCTGTGGTGGGACGCGGCCGCCACGCTGGTCGTCTCCGATCTGCATCTCGAAAAAGGCTCGAGCTTCGCCACCCGCGGCCAGTTCCTGCCGCCCTACGATACCGGCGTCACGCTGGCCGCACTGGCGGCGCTGATCGCCCGCTACCGGCCGCGCCGGGTGGTGGCACTGGGCGACAGTTTTCACGATGGTGCCGGGCCGGCGCGGATGGCGGAGGACGATCGGGCGGTTCTTGCCGGTCTCCAGCGCGGCGTCGACTGGCTGTGGATCGCCGGCAATCACGATCCGGACCTCTCGGGCGCGCTTGCGGGCAGCCATGCCGACAGCCTGGACGAGGCGGGCATTGCCTTCATCCATGAGCCGAGCCTCAGGCCCACGGGGCCGGAAATCGCCGGCCATCTCCACCCTTGCGCCAAGATCCGGGGCCGCGGACGGGCGGTGCGCCGTCGCGCCTTCGTCCATGACGGCCAGCGCCTGATCATGCCGGCCATGGGCACCTATGCCGGCGGGCTCAACCTGCGCGATCCCGCGATATCACGGCTGTTTCCTGAAGGGTTGTCGGTGCTAATGCTGGGCGACGACCGCGTCTATGCGGTCGGGCACGGCCAGTGCTGGCCGGATTGA